In Nematostella vectensis chromosome 12, jaNemVect1.1, whole genome shotgun sequence, the genomic window CtcacttttttaatattaccgAACACCAAGATTATGTAGGGCCTATgccagatttgagttattacGACTTACGGAGTATGAAGGAGGAGGACGCAAACGCTGTCGCTCAATGGCATCAGGAGCAAGTCACCCGTGGGGTTGTGTTCAACTTGAGGGAGGAACTTGCTAACTATTGTCACCAAGATGTTGAAGTACTGAAGAGGGCAGTGGTAGCCTTCGATAAACTCATCATGGATGCGGTTGGTCTCCATCCGTTCAAGATAGCTATCACCATAGCCTCGTTATCTAGTCGGATTCTGCGCTCGAAGTTCTTGGAGGAGGGTAAAATTGGCCTAGTCCCTTTACGTGGGTACCGTGGGCACGATGTGCAGTCTTTGAAGGCACTACAGTGGCTGAAATACCTGGAGCGCCGTGACGGTGTGTGTATCCGACATGCGGGAAATGGAGGCGAGGTGCGCTTAGCTGGTAGAATTAAGGTAGATGGTTATGCTGCTGACACTAACACTGTGTACCAATACCAAGGTTGTTTTTACCATGGGTGTCCTACTTGCTTCCTACCTGATACTGTGaaccccttgacacatactACTATGAGGGAGCTCCGCGATCACACACGTGCTACAGAGTTACGCCTAAGAGCTTTAGGGTATAATTACGAGGAGGTATGGGAGTGTCAATTCGACGCTAGGCTGAGCAGTGATGTACAACTGCAAGCCCTTGTGGGGGAGGTGGAGCATTCGATCCCCCTCAACCCCCGTGATGCCTTCTTTGGTGGCAGGACAAATGCCATTCAATTGCATTACGAAGCAAAGGTCTGTGAGGGCGAACGGATACATTATTACGACTTCACATCCTTGTACCCTTGGGTAAACGCCACGTGCGAGTACCCCGTTGGTCACCCCGACGCGATTGTCACCGAGAACTTTAATGAAGACCTCCACGCATACAAGGGGCTCATGAAGATTCGTGTCCTACCTCCCCGTGACCTCTTCTTCCCAGTCCTCCCTGTCAGGGTAAATCAGAAGCTGATGTTTCCACTGTGTCGCAGTTGTGCTGAGATGGAGGAGCAAGGGAGCTGCAACCATTCGGATGAGGAGCGGGCGTTCACAGGCACGTGGTGTCACCCCGAGGTCTTCAAGGCTATCGAGGAGGGGTACACTGTACTCCGTGTTTACGAGATATGGCATTGGGAGGAGTGGGAGCGCTTGTTCAAGGGGTATATCGATACCTTTTTGAAATTCAAGCAGGAGGCTTCGGGGTGGCCAGCGTGGTGTGACACTGACTCGGATAAGCAGCGTTACATTGACGAGTACGAGCAACACCAAGGTGTCCGATTGGACAAAGAGAAGATCGCAAAGAACCCAGGCCTCCGCAGTGTGGCAAAGATGGGGTTAAATTGTATGTGGGGGAAGTTTGGGGAGCAGCCAAACCCAAGGCGGACCAAATACATTAGCGAGCCTATTGAGTATTTTGATTTACTGACGAACGATAGCATAGAGGTGAACGATGTGTTCATTGTGAGTGATGACCTTATCCAAGTTCACTATAAACTGGGCGAGAGATTTCAAGAGTTGAAGCCACATACTAATGTTATCATAGCGGCCTTCACCACAGCGTTTGCACGGTTGGCATTGTTTGGGGTAATGAGACGCCTAGGCCCTCGATGCCTGTATCATGATACGGATAGTGTCATCTTCCTACACCGCCCTGGGGAGTGGGAGCCACCCCTTGGTGACTACCTAGGGGATTTGACTAGTGAGTTAGACGAGGGGGATTTCATCGACTGTTACTCCTCGACTGGTCCAAAGAGTTATGCGTATACCACTTACAGTGGGAAATCTGTGTGTAAGGTGAAAGGACTGCACTTGAATGTCCGTACGGCTGGTATTGTTAACCAGAAGACTATGATAGAGCTCTTGACTGGTGAGGGGGACGAAGAACGTCATGTGGTTCTCCCTTACACTATTGTCCGTAATACGATAGGTAGGACCTTGCACACTGTGCCAGCGcataaaacttttaaaatggtgTATAACAAACGGGTGCGTAGGGGGATGCTCACCTACCCTTATGGGTATTACTCACTGTAAGTCTATCAAATAACTATGGtaatgacaataaaaaaagagggTTCCTCACCTGTGGTGGTCAGCGTCTTATTCTCAGCATAAATAAGAGGGTGGGTGTGGCTAGGGTATCACTTGCGGTATGGGTTGCTTTGGTACGGGTCCTCTCCATCCCCGTTTCGATTGCCGTACAGCGTTAGAACGCATGCGTTGTCTCTTCGCATGTTGTGGGGGTAACATTACCATTCGGGACTCGCAACTCGATGGCAAAGCCCCCGACAAAAACGAAAGTGGAAAAAGGGTATGGtacgaagaagaagaagaggaggaagaagagggggagggtgggtacGTCAGTAGTAAGGAAgatggaggggagggagaaGAGGATGACCAAGAAAGCTACCTACCATCTTCTCCAACAAATCTATTACAATCCGGAGCATCCAGCGGCCTTGGGGGGAGTGAACAAACTACTCCGAGCGGTACGTTCGAAGGGGGTGAGTCGTGCCCAAGTGGAGGCATGGCTTCGGACCCAATCCACTTACACGGTCCATAAGCCCTATAGGCGGCGGTACTCACGCCAACGGGTGATCGTGAATGGGATGGATGAGCAATGGCAAGCGGATTTGTGTGACATGCAAGCGTATAGTTCGGTGAATGATGGGTACAAATATATACTCACCGGGATtgacatattgagcaaataTGGGTGGGCTGTCCCTTTGAAAGACAAGACAGGTCCTCAGATCGTTAAGGCGTTTGAGGGAATTTTCAAGGGCGGACGTCAACCTGAAAAGCTTCAGACAGATGACGGAACTGAGTTTAGGAACCGAACATTTCAAGCGTTCCTTAAATCGAAGGGGATCCATTACTTCTCCACGCGCAGTGAGCTAAAGGCCTCTGTGGTGGAGCGGTTTAATCGTACCCTTAAGACTTGGATGTGGCGTTGGTTTACTCTTAAGGAGACCCGACGGTATATTGAGTTGTTACCCAAGCTGGTCTACAACTACAACCACTCCTACCACCGTAGTATTCGTCGTGCCCCAGCGGATGTAGTTACGTACGATGATGCTCAGGAGGTATGGGGTGTCTTGTATGGAGGTAAAAAGACGGGTGTGAAGcccaaaaaagcgaaaaagagACCATTACCAAAATTCCATGTTGGGGATAAAGTGCGAATCAGTAAAGTCAAACACATCTTCGCCAAAGGGTACACCCCAAACTGGACAGAGGAGGTGTTCACGGTGGGCCAGCGGTACGATGACCCAAAACAGAAAGACTATGCGTACCGTCTCCGTGAGTACGACGGGTCGTGGCTAGAGGGGCGGTTTTACGAGCCTGAACTGCAACCTGTCCACATCGACGAGGAGGAGGAGCTGTATCGCATCGAAAGAGTAGTCAAGTCACgtgggaaggggaggggtaaagaatACTTTGTGAAATGGCGCGGGTGGCCTGCTAAGTACAACAGTTGGGTGTCTGCTGAGCAAATGCATAAAATTGCGTGAGACGCACGTTCTCCCTCAGTTACGCTCACGCACCATGACGGACCAAGAGCCATTCTACGTCACGTTACCCAGTAACGCTATCGAAGATGCTTTCCCTGGTAACACCATCAGCGATTTTACCATACGGACGCCAAAGACGTTCGACTTACGTGATGGGAAGTGGCAAGTAGGGCTAGTACACCTCATCTACCCTAGGACATGGCTAAAGTTTTCACCCGAGGATACTGACGTTTGGATCTATCATAAAGTCCCAGACCCCAATTGGTATGCCAGTTGGGCTGACAAGGGCAATCCACAGGCCCTTATCCCTCAAGATAAAATAACGACTAAATGGACGCATATTAAGCTGGATGATTTCAAAGTCCCAAAGTGGCATGAAGTCGCCTTCAGCCTCAAGAGAGCTATAGACATATTCAACGAGGGTAGGGTGTGGGTGAGAAAGCAACTTGGTCAAGGTAGTGTGTGGGATGTGGATATGGCTGTAGACACACCGGCGAGACAGATCAACATAGCAATAGCAAAGGGGTGCCAACTTCTCCTACGGCTACGGACTGCAATGGCACTAGGGTTCAGACAATGGGACTCTGGGGAGTGGCTCGAGCAATTAGATACAAACGATGGAGTCATTCCACCCAATTACCAGTTTGGCCCGACCGAAACACACAGGACCCTATTGAATTGGGTACCCTTTAGCTATGATGAGCGGAGCTTGTTCCCGGGCTCCGAGGACTCCAACAACCCCCCAGCTACACGGCCATTCTCCTCTAAGGAGTCTGACATTATCATCGAGGAGCTACAGCCCTTTCAAAACATGTAtgtgtactctaacatgaccGAGGGGAACCTCGTCATAGGGAGTGATAGCAGCAACCTCTTACGTGTGATAGCACCCGGGGGGAGCGGCCATGGTGCCGTGGAGCGTGATTTCACCATACCCTATTACTTCCCAGCACGTACCCAACTTGTGGATAGGGTCCGCTTCTATATAACTGACGACAAAGGGCGGCCCATCTCATTCCAGTCTGGTGCCGTGGTGGGGACATTGCATTTTAAACCTATTCCGTTCGCTTGAACGATGACAAACAGGGAGCTCATACTTCACGTATCCAGCGCTGACCGGGAGTTGGGTGGTGAAATTGGCGATTTTGTTGTGAGGTTTCCCAGGACGCTTGACCTGCGCGGCGGGAGATGGGAGGTAGGAGTTTTATCCGTCAACTACAGTCCCCACTACGACACCTTTGCCGACGAGGAGCACGACCTTTGGATTATGTGCAGGCACTCGTACTCGCCATCAGCTGCGCCTTACCTCCAATGGCATAAGTTGACCCTTCTGAAGTCAAAGATGGGTAATTGGTCGCAATTGACACTGAACCTACGGCTCGTAATCGATGGGTTTAACATGTCCCGGCAAACCACGAGGCAAGCGCTACAACAGGATTACCTAGACTTAGAAATGGTACCCGATGAGTACAACGAGAAAGTTGTGTTCAAAGTGGGGTGGGGTAATCGTGTGTTGATACGGAGACGGCTCGCTGCAAGGCTTGGCTACAGTGACGCCTCCCTATCCGACCAGGGGCCATTCTACGCAACGTTATTACCACCAATCAGTGTAGGAGACGTTACTCACCCATTAGCGGTAAGGGGTGTCCTTCCCCCTGACTATCCCATCACCGCGAGAGAGCCCCCAAGCCTACCCGAGACGTCTGCTACTTCACATTTGCTACCTCAATGGACTGTGTTCGATTACTCCCTCCCCAAAGGGAGTACAAACGTCCGCGAGTACCCATCCAGTTCCCACCCCGTTTTTGATGTCAAAACTTTCCAAAACATGTATTTGTACTCGAATATCACCGCCAGCAACTACATCCTAGGGAGCAGTACCCGGAATGTATTACGCGTAATGGTTGACAGGGGGAAACCTGGTGACCTAGGTGTGGAGCGGGACTTCGACAGACCATTCTACTTCCCCCTACGCTTAGAACTCATCAACGACATCCACCTCTATATAACAGATGACACAGGCAGAACGATACCATTCTTGTCGGGGGGCTTCGAGGTAACACTTCATTTTAGACGCAAGGCACAGTTATGGTCTTCCCCCTCTTGGCAGGGTTAGCTGGAACTCTCTTAGCCCCTATCCTTGGTCCTCTCTTTGGTGGACAACAAGGGCGCGGCTCCCATGCAATAGCCGACGCTGGTGTAATAAGGGGGTATGACATTAGAAACCCACCCCCTTTCATTGATATGGAGCAACGGGGGATGGGTAGCCAAGCGTTCCAAGGTGCTCCCCTTGGTCAATTGGGGTGGGGGAGCGCCCATGGTGAAGCGTTCcgcggttaccctgtggtggTACAAACTGGGGGTGGCCTTGGGTCACTCAACACAGACTTACCCTTCGACGCCTCGGGGAGTATTCCAATTGGCCATACAACATTCGGGACAACCTCCCCCAAGACGGGGAGACAAATTGCTCATAGAGTGAAAATTATGCCAAAGACTGTACCTCTTGGCGCCCCCTCCACAGGGGTACCTCGGAGAAGCCATCGGCGCCGTAAAGTCACACCCTCTCACAGACGTCAAAGGGGTGGGAGAAGACCTATGGATATCTTCGACtagggagaaaaaaaaaaagataaaactgtCTACAAGTGACGTCATACCCCCAGTTCATACCCACCCTTGCCACGAAGAAGAGCTCCCTTTACACCATGAGTACTGCGCATGTTCTCGAGGGGTCACAGCAAGTGGCCAACCCCGGTATGGGATTGTTCACTATGCCAGCCACGGATGTCGCTTTGAAAGATGGGAAGTTTATACCCTACACACCCAGCGATGAGAGCTCCAACCACATTGAGTGGTACATTCATCCTACTACCACCTACATTGACCTTCAAAAAACACACATAAAACTGAAAGTCAAGATCACTAAGACCAATAACCAGAACCTCACGGCCGACGAGGCTGCCACTTTTGTGAACAATGTTGGCCATTCCTTGTTCAAACAAGTCAAGGTAGAGTTGAACAATATGCCAATCACTCTACAAACGGACTCGTATCCGTTTAAAGCCTACATTAGTAACCTACTCAACTACACCAGAGAGGGACAAGACTCCTTCTTAGGCCTTAGTCTTTGGCATAAAGACACAGCCGGCAAAATGGACGTCACCGCTGTAACGGGTGCTGGGGCAACAAACAAAGGCCTGATCAAACGCAACTCTTACACAGCCCTGAGTGCGGAGGTTGGCCTAATCATCAACCTAGATGTTGATCTTTTCAAGTGTGGGCGATACTTGTTGAGTGGTGTCCCAATGAAGATCAGGTTGGAGATGGCAACGCCAGCCTTTGCCCTTATGGGAAGTGGGAAGTTTGTCATAACACCAGGTTCAACCCTCCGATTGTATCACGTTACCCCAACAGATACTATAGGACTAACTCATGGCACTGCACTGGTCCAGCACAAATTAGCCAAATACCCTGTGACCACAGCTGTGGTTAAAACAGAGCAGGTTGAGAGCGGAAAACTCACCAAAAGGTTCAATGACCTGTGGAACGGACTCATCCCAAAGCGAATGGTATTTGGTCTTATCACTAACGCTGCCTACGCTGGGGACTACGATAAGAATCCCTACAATTTCTTCTTGACGAACGTTACTAACATTGAGTTACGGGTGAATGGTGTTGAGACCCCCTTCACAAGCATCAAAAACATTGCTGGGGATGCTATAGACTTGTACTACATGATGCACGAAGGCATAAATGGCAAAACGGGGCGTACAAAAGGCCTGAACATCAACCGTGATGAGTTCTTTGGGGGATATGGATTGATTGTCTACGATCTTACAGCGGCAGGAAACGCCTCATCCGGGTACTTTCAGCCACAGTATAAAGGCACGGTGTCACTGGACCTAACGTTCAGTACAGCTCCCACCGAGGTGCTTACAGTAGTGCTGTACGGAGAGTTCAACAACGTCATGGAGATAGACGCCGCCCGTCGTGTAATGTACACCATCCAAGGGTAAAggataagaagaaaaaaaaaaaaaagagacatGAATGCTGACCTCCAACAGGACGCAATGTCCACGGAGGAGCTGGAGACTATAGCCCTCCGTGACCGTCATATAGAGCCTGTGTTCGAAGGGGTGTACCCCTCGGACCTTCTACCAACCACTATCCCTGAGAATGGGTATGGCTACTCAGCATATATCATGAACACTGACCCTAGTGGCAGGCCTGGTACCCACTGGCTAGCAGCCTTCTTCACACCAGACCGTTGCGAGTGGTTTGACAGTTTTGGGTTTGGTCCTGAGGCCTACggaaaagtaatgacagactTTTGCGCCTTGCGCCCCCGGCTGGTGACGAGCCCACACCGTCTCCAAGCTTTAAACTCAGCCGTGTGCGGACAGTATTGCCTATTCTTCCTGTACCACCGTACCCGCGGAGTTACCTTAAGGGAGATCGTCTCAAAGTTTGGTAGTCAGTATAATTGGAACGACCAAGTAGTGTGTTCGTTTGTGCACGATCTAGTTTGTCATGGCGCTGGTAGGGGCTGTGCCCAACGCAGGCGATGCCCTTGGCGCCAATGTGCTGTGAAACAACACCATTTAGTGCTAGGTGAtagtaacaataacaatagcaataataataattataacaatcaCAACCTATGGATGTGGCCCTAGTGTAGAGTGGTTcactacaataaaaaaacatgtaatgggtaccctgtgtctTGACTCATTATTCCCCTATCGCTTATATATACTGGTGAGGGTAAAAAGTGGACGGCACTAGATCCCTCAGCCACCCCAGGATGGAGGACCGACGGTTCCGTTGCCCGTGTGCCATTATGGTAGTTGGTCCAAGTCAATCAGGAAAAACTACATGGGTGCAGAGTTTGCTACGGCAAGCCCCTATGGCTTTTGACAAACGGTTCCATAAAATAGTTTGTTGTTACGGGCAGTGGCAACCCAAGTACGATTGGCTGCAGAAAAAACTAGGGGTTGAGTTCCACCAAGGACTGCCTGACTCTGTCACTGACCTGTTTGGGGAGCACGACACCCCTGGTCTGCTCATCATAGACGACTTGATGGACCAAATCGATAGGGCTTTGAAAATCTTCACCCAAGAGTCCCACCACCATGACATCACAACTATATTTATCTCGCAGAACCTATTCCCCGGGGGAAAATCACGCACCGCCTCGATCAATAGCCatttctttgtgttgttcaaGGACCCTAGGAACAAGTTAGGGATACGTACACTAGCGCAGCAAGCGTTCCCGGGACAATTAGACTACGTTATGGATGCTTACGATCAAGCCACTAAAGACCCTTATAGTTGTCTGTTGGTCGACTTCCACCAAACAACCCCTGACAACCTTCGCCTCCGCTCCAACATCCTACCAGAGCAGTCCCCCATGTACGCCTACCTCCCCAAAAACTCTAGAGGTAAGGATGCATATATAGAGGGGGAGAATGGGTGTACCACATCAGTCAGCGATGCCCAACGTAAGAGGAAGAGGTCCAAGGGGAGGGTGGACCCCAGCGACCCGTATACGACCCACGGCAAGCGCAAGGCGCAAGCCCGCGGAGTACACCCGCGCCAGGTATAGGGCTGAGGCACGGTACAACAAACGCCTCGGGTTGGAGCCACCAACACCCCCTAGCGGAGTTACCCCCCTCTCCTCATCTAGCAAGTcgtcaacaccaccaccatcgtcACCGCGATCGTGGACCCAGTTTGCACCACGAACACTCTCGCGGTACAGCAGCAAACGCTCAGGGCCAGGGCCATTATTGTCATcagcatcgtcatcatcatcatcatcaccacaccCACAGCCACTCCCGTCACTACCAACACCACTCAACACAGCTCTCCCACCACTCTCTCCCATAGCATCATCGACCCCAGCCAATCTACCCCAACCGACCTCCCCCCTGGGGGTACCCCCCACTTGGGCTGGTTATTCAGGCCTATCGGATGCGTCACTAGCGCTTTCCCCCGGGAGAGTATACAGTGAGCCTGGCAGAAAGCGGCAAAAGAAAGTAAAGACACCAAAACGGGCGTCCAGTGCCGCAGGGCGCACTCATCATAAGAAGAAATCACCACCACAGGGAGGTGTTCTCCAACGATTCCTGGATTGGGGTAGTGCAAACCCACTACCCAACCCCGAAGCAACTGCAATCGCCAATACGACGGTGGACCAAAGCCAGTTACGCTCGCCTGGGAGCTATGGGTCACCTACCACATTCTCAGCGATAAGACCACTAGGGTCACATGGTTCCACGATCCGTACACCCTCCACACCCTCCAGGAGTACCTCTCGTAGGGGGTCAAGGCGCAGAGCTGGGGGAAGTGGAGGAGGtggaggtgggggtgggggtagtggtggtagtggcGGTAGTGGTGGAAGAGGAGGGAGGAGGAGGGGTGGAAGAGGGAGAGGTGGAAGAGCGaccacaacaacaagaaaGTGCGTCACCCAAAAGAGACGTCGCGCAGATGGGACCAATGTCACCAAAACAAAGTGCGTCACCACCCAACGTGTAGACAACCAACAAGTTGGTGGCGGTGTTGGTGGAGTCGACAGTGCTGCAAATAACCCACCATGGAGGTCCGTTTGGGTG contains:
- the LOC116615304 gene encoding uncharacterized protein F54H12.2-like, yielding MSTAHVLEGSQQVANPGMGLFTMPATDVALKDGKFIPYTPSDESSNHIEWYIHPTTTYIDLQKTHIKLKVKITKTNNQNLTADEAATFVNNVGHSLFKQVKVELNNMPITLQTDSYPFKAYISNLLNYTREGQDSFLGLSLWHKDTAGKMDVTAVTGAGATNKGLIKRNSYTALSAEVGLIINLDVDLFKCGRYLLSGVPMKIRLEMATPAFALMGSGKFVITPGSTLRLYHVTPTDTIGLTHGTALVQHKLAKYPVTTAVVKTEQVESGKLTKRFNDLWNGLIPKRMVFGLITNAAYAGDYDKNPYNFFLTNVTNIELRVNGVETPFTSIKNIAGDAIDLYYMMHEGINGKTGRTKGLNINRDEFFGGYGLIVYDLTAAGNASSGYFQPQYKGTVSLDLTFSTAPTEVLTVVLYGEFNNVMEIDAARRVMYTIQG